The Epilithonimonas zeae genome contains a region encoding:
- the traN gene encoding conjugative transposon protein TraN produces MNVYKIYSNIIILFLLFAGRVFAQDYDSIKTYVSLEEAKLNPFRMQVTYSKTSHLIFPSPIRYVDLGSEFLVANKAEPIGNVLRIKSAVRDFEEETNFSVITEDGKFYSFDVFYSSYPEVLNYDLLKMQRSHERQYSTDVLFEDLKGSSSSLTELIMENLYRKSRKTVKHVASKSFGIQFSVRALHVNDSKFYFTIEVDNSSNVAYDIELISFKIVDKKNLKRTVVQDKLLEPIRVYFPVMTAMHHSHIKGIYLLEQFTLLKDQVLEIEILERNGGRHQKVELENSELINAKLINSLNFKTN; encoded by the coding sequence ATGAATGTATATAAGATTTACAGCAATATAATAATCCTATTCCTGCTATTTGCAGGACGGGTTTTTGCTCAGGATTATGATTCCATTAAAACCTATGTTTCCTTGGAAGAAGCTAAGCTGAATCCTTTTAGGATGCAGGTTACTTACAGCAAAACCAGCCATTTGATATTTCCTTCACCAATACGTTATGTCGATCTGGGAAGTGAATTTTTGGTCGCAAACAAAGCAGAGCCGATCGGAAATGTTCTGAGGATAAAATCTGCAGTCAGAGATTTCGAGGAAGAAACCAATTTTTCGGTGATTACGGAAGATGGTAAGTTTTACAGTTTTGATGTTTTTTACAGCTCTTATCCTGAAGTTCTCAACTATGACCTGTTAAAGATGCAGAGAAGCCATGAACGGCAATACTCAACCGATGTTCTTTTTGAAGATCTAAAAGGAAGTTCTTCATCTCTGACAGAGCTGATTATGGAAAATCTATACAGAAAAAGTCGCAAAACCGTAAAGCATGTAGCCTCGAAAAGCTTTGGTATTCAGTTTTCAGTTAGAGCATTACACGTCAATGACAGTAAATTCTATTTTACCATCGAAGTTGATAACAGCAGCAATGTAGCTTATGACATTGAACTGATCAGCTTTAAAATTGTAGATAAGAAGAACTTAAAAAGAACAGTGGTTCAGGATAAGCTGTTAGAGCCGATTAGAGTTTATTTTCCGGTGATGACCGCAATGCATCATTCTCATATAAAGGGTATTTACTTATTGGAGCAATTTACCTTGTTAAAAGATCAGGTTTTAGAAATCGAGATTTTGGAAAGAAATGGTGGACGACATCAGAAAGTTGAGCTTGAAAATTCCGAGCTGATTAATGCGAAGCTGATTAATAGTTTAAATTTCAAAACCAACTAA
- the traM gene encoding conjugative transposon protein TraM yields MNDSEKIKIIENDLPQNSKDVNDNSKVQWEKLKKPIIYFLMTAVCIGCFYLIFKPKSDNKIVEEAGFNAAIPQAKDGQLQSDKQKAYEQQLLEQKNEEKRNAMTTLSDYWNDQNGLNNENSQSLSTHSKNALQQSDQNAVNSYRNAQQTLSSFYSRDDQEVNNLRKEISRLKNEAMQNNAAPAGLGMNDQLELMEKSYQMAAKYLPKNAKQEEPLRKEESEKPTEKKVKLTPAKPAFNRIVTTLYRESSDIAFIAGLNQNRFYETQNDSNHSIQDKNAIKGVVYETKTVINESTLSIRLSEGMQLGRTEIPAGSLLIAGCKFQGGRLQLKISSIQYQGNVYPVEINVHDNDGQPGLYFPYSPEQTAVSDIVANMSQTSGTNIMMTQSAGQQVAADLSRGVVQGLSGYFQKRIRQLKVTVKAGQQVLLVPKNN; encoded by the coding sequence ATGAATGATTCAGAGAAAATTAAAATTATAGAAAATGATCTCCCTCAAAATTCTAAAGATGTGAATGATAATTCTAAGGTTCAATGGGAGAAACTGAAAAAACCGATTATATACTTCTTGATGACAGCAGTTTGTATAGGTTGCTTTTATCTGATCTTTAAACCAAAATCCGATAATAAAATTGTTGAAGAAGCGGGATTTAATGCTGCTATTCCACAGGCAAAGGACGGTCAGCTGCAATCAGATAAACAAAAGGCTTATGAGCAGCAGCTGTTGGAGCAAAAGAACGAAGAGAAAAGGAATGCAATGACCACTTTGTCCGACTATTGGAATGACCAAAACGGATTAAATAATGAAAATAGTCAATCACTTTCTACCCATAGTAAAAATGCTCTTCAACAATCAGATCAGAATGCTGTCAACAGTTATCGTAATGCACAGCAGACCTTGAGTTCATTTTATAGTCGGGATGATCAGGAAGTCAATAATCTTAGGAAAGAAATTTCAAGATTAAAGAATGAAGCGATGCAGAATAATGCTGCTCCGGCAGGTCTTGGAATGAACGACCAGTTAGAGCTGATGGAAAAATCATATCAGATGGCAGCCAAGTACCTTCCAAAGAATGCAAAGCAGGAAGAACCACTAAGAAAAGAAGAATCAGAAAAACCTACCGAAAAGAAAGTGAAGCTGACACCCGCAAAACCAGCATTTAACAGAATTGTTACGACATTATACAGAGAGTCCTCTGACATTGCTTTTATTGCAGGTTTGAATCAGAACAGATTTTATGAGACACAAAATGATTCAAATCATTCAATTCAAGATAAAAATGCAATAAAGGGTGTGGTTTATGAGACCAAAACCGTAATTAATGAAAGCACATTATCTATAAGACTTTCTGAAGGTATGCAGTTGGGACGTACAGAAATTCCTGCAGGAAGTTTACTAATTGCCGGCTGTAAATTTCAAGGTGGAAGGCTTCAGTTAAAGATTTCTTCCATTCAATACCAAGGGAATGTATATCCTGTAGAAATCAATGTTCACGACAATGACGGACAGCCAGGTTTATATTTTCCCTATTCACCAGAACAAACTGCCGTAAGTGATATCGTTGCTAATATGAGTCAGACTTCGGGAACCAATATTATGATGACCCAATCAGCCGGACAACAGGTTGCTGCTGATTTAAGCCGAGGGGTAGTGCAGGGATTATCAGGTTATTTTCAAAAGAGGATAAGACAATTAAAAGTCACAGTAAAGGCGGGGCAGCAGGTCTTACTGGTCCCTAAAAATAATTAA
- the traK gene encoding conjugative transposon protein TraK, translating to MEFKTLRNIESSFRQIRLFTFVFAVLCFGVVGIVVFKSYQFAEEQRQKIYVLDNGKSLMVALSQDMSINRPVEAREHVRRFHELFFTIAPDKNAIESNVKRAFNMADQSAFNYYKDLQEKGYYNRIISGNIQQRIEVDSVVANFNSYPYDVKTYARQFIIRSSNLTIRNLVTDCSLVNSVRSDSNPQGFTIEKFNVIENRDIETVER from the coding sequence ATGGAATTTAAAACTTTAAGAAATATTGAAAGCAGCTTCAGGCAGATCCGACTGTTTACGTTTGTTTTTGCGGTGTTGTGTTTTGGAGTCGTAGGGATCGTGGTATTTAAATCATACCAATTTGCTGAAGAACAGCGCCAGAAAATATATGTGCTGGATAATGGTAAATCTTTAATGGTCGCGCTATCGCAGGATATGTCAATTAACAGACCTGTTGAAGCAAGAGAGCATGTGAGACGATTTCACGAACTGTTTTTCACGATAGCCCCTGATAAGAATGCGATTGAAAGCAATGTAAAAAGAGCCTTTAATATGGCAGACCAATCAGCATTCAATTACTACAAAGACCTTCAGGAGAAAGGGTATTACAACAGAATCATCTCCGGTAATATTCAGCAGAGGATTGAGGTCGATAGTGTTGTGGCTAATTTTAACAGCTATCCCTATGACGTAAAGACTTATGCCAGGCAATTTATTATCCGGTCCAGTAATTTGACCATCAGGAATTTAGTGACAGACTGCTCCTTGGTTAATTCAGTAAGGTCTGACAGTAATCCGCAGGGATTTACGATTGAAAAATTCAATGTTATTGAAAATAGAGATATCGAAACTGTTGAACGCTAA
- the traJ gene encoding conjugative transposon protein TraJ — MEPNNLHEVLRSVYEEMMPMCADMAAVAKGVAGLGALFYVALKVWQSLSRAEPIDLFPMLRPFAIGICIVFFTTLVLGSLNGVMSPIVQGSHSMLENQVLDMNELQQKKDLLEREAMLRNPEMAYLISNEEFDKKLEELGWSPTDLVTMSGMYIEREMFAIKKDIRDGFREFLEILFQSAALVIDTIRTFFLIVLSILGPIAFAISVWDGFQTTLSQWLTRYISVYLWLPVADIFSAILAKIQTLILERDIEMLADPTFIPDTSNTVYIIYMVIGIIGYFTVPTVTGWIIQAGGAGNFMRNVNQTATKSGNVAGAVVGSATGNISGRLLK, encoded by the coding sequence ATGGAACCGAACAACTTACACGAAGTGCTGCGTTCCGTTTACGAAGAAATGATGCCGATGTGTGCAGATATGGCGGCTGTAGCCAAAGGTGTTGCCGGTTTGGGAGCACTGTTCTATGTGGCTTTAAAAGTCTGGCAGTCGCTGAGTCGCGCGGAACCGATTGATTTGTTTCCTATGCTCAGACCTTTTGCTATCGGCATCTGCATTGTGTTCTTTACCACATTGGTCTTAGGAAGCTTGAATGGAGTGATGAGTCCCATTGTTCAGGGCAGTCACTCGATGCTCGAAAATCAGGTTTTGGATATGAACGAGCTGCAGCAGAAAAAGGATCTTTTAGAACGGGAAGCCATGCTCAGAAATCCGGAGATGGCGTATTTGATTTCAAACGAAGAATTTGACAAAAAGCTGGAAGAGCTGGGTTGGTCACCAACGGATCTGGTTACGATGTCAGGAATGTACATCGAGAGAGAGATGTTCGCCATTAAGAAAGATATCAGAGATGGTTTTCGTGAATTTCTTGAAATCCTCTTTCAGTCCGCAGCTTTAGTCATTGATACTATCAGAACCTTCTTTCTGATTGTACTTTCAATATTAGGACCGATTGCTTTTGCCATTTCAGTATGGGACGGATTTCAGACCACTTTGAGCCAATGGCTGACAAGATACATCAGTGTTTATCTATGGCTGCCGGTTGCAGATATATTCAGCGCCATTCTTGCCAAGATACAGACTCTGATTTTAGAACGGGATATTGAAATGCTCGCTGATCCGACTTTTATTCCTGACACTTCCAATACGGTTTACATCATCTATATGGTGATTGGCATCATCGGCTATTTTACGGTACCAACCGTGACAGGGTGGATCATTCAGGCAGGTGGTGCGGGGAATTTTATGCGCAATGTGAACCAGACTGCTACTAAGTCGGGCAATGTCGCAGGAGCGGTAGTAGGTTCAGCAACAGGAAATATTTCGGGAAGATTATTAAAATAA
- a CDS encoding DUF4141 domain-containing protein, with protein MKQLIIKTMMVAFFATVTFTKAQFVVTDPANLASGILNSANEIVQTSSTVSNVIKNFNEVKKVYEQGKEYYDKLKAVNNLVKDARKVQQTVLLVGDVSEMYVNNFGKMLNDPNFNAQELASIANGYSALLTESTELLKELKEIITSNGLSLNDKERMDVVDRVYKEVKAYHNLVRYYTNKNISVSYLRAKKQNNTQRVLNLYGTSNQKYW; from the coding sequence ATGAAACAATTAATCATCAAAACAATGATGGTAGCATTCTTCGCTACCGTAACATTTACTAAAGCGCAATTTGTAGTGACTGATCCTGCCAACCTGGCATCAGGAATACTGAACTCTGCCAATGAAATTGTGCAGACCTCATCGACCGTATCTAATGTGATAAAGAACTTCAATGAAGTTAAGAAAGTGTATGAACAGGGAAAGGAATATTACGATAAGCTCAAAGCGGTCAATAACCTAGTCAAAGACGCCAGAAAAGTACAGCAGACAGTGCTTTTGGTGGGCGATGTTTCTGAAATGTATGTGAACAATTTCGGAAAGATGCTGAATGACCCCAACTTCAATGCTCAGGAATTAGCTTCTATTGCCAATGGTTATTCTGCACTTCTTACCGAGAGTACAGAGCTCTTGAAAGAACTGAAAGAGATCATCACATCTAACGGTCTTTCTCTGAATGATAAAGAAAGGATGGATGTTGTTGACCGGGTGTATAAGGAGGTTAAAGCTTATCATAATTTGGTAAGATACTACACCAATAAAAATATTTCGGTCAGTTATCTGAGAGCTAAAAAGCAGAACAACACCCAAAGAGTGCTGAATCTTTACGGAACTTCTAATCAAAAATACTGGTAA
- a CDS encoding TraG family conjugative transposon ATPase, which yields MRNSSKAATLESKFPLLAIENDCIISKDADVTVCFKVRLPELFTVASAEYEAMHSAWFKAIKTLPDYTMVHKQDWFIKENYNPDLSREDQSFLSKSFERHFNERPFLNHYCYLFITKTSKERMRMQSNFSSLCKGKLIPKEIKDKEIIGRFLEAVDQFERIMNDSGYIDLERMTEDEISGTSERSGLLEQYLTLSREPHPSLQDIKLGSEEMRIGNNRISMHTLSDTEDLPGTVSSHSRYEKLSTDRSDCLLSFASPVGLLLSCNHIYNQYLFIDNSDENLRQFEKSARNMHSLARYSRANQINKEWIEKYLNEAHSYGLQSIRAHFNVMSWSDNPAELKQLKNDTGSALALMECKPRHNTTDTATLYWAGIPGNAGDFPSEESFYTFIEPALCFFTEETNYQDSPSPFGIKMADRLTGKPIHLDISDLPMKQGIITNRNKFILGPSGSGKSFFTNHMVRQYYEQGAHVLLVDTGNSYQGLCELIKGKTKGEDGVYFTYTEDNPIAFNPFYTDDGVFDIEKRESIKTLILTLWKRDDEPPTRSEEVALSNAVSGYIEKIKSNEEHPSFNGFYDYVKDDYQKVLEQKKVREKDFDIANFLNVLEPYYRGGEYDYLLNSEKQLDLLSKRFIVFEIDAIKDHKILFPIVTIIIMEVFINKMRRLKGIRKLILIEEAWKAIAKEGMAEYIKYLFKTVRKFFGEAIVVTQEVDDIIQSPIVKESIINNSDCKILLDQRKYMNKFDDIQAMLGLTDKEKSQVLSINMNNDPRRLYKEVWIGLGGTHSAVYATEVSTEEYLAYTTEETEKMEVMNLASELDGNVEHAIKRISLKRIKSNTKDH from the coding sequence ATGAGAAATTCTTCCAAAGCAGCCACCTTGGAAAGCAAATTTCCATTGCTGGCTATTGAAAATGACTGTATCATTTCAAAAGATGCAGATGTAACGGTTTGCTTTAAAGTGAGGCTCCCTGAACTATTTACCGTTGCTTCTGCTGAGTATGAAGCGATGCATTCCGCCTGGTTCAAGGCCATCAAAACACTTCCTGATTATACAATGGTTCATAAGCAGGACTGGTTTATCAAAGAGAATTACAACCCAGATTTGTCAAGAGAAGACCAAAGTTTTTTGTCCAAATCATTTGAAAGACATTTCAATGAGCGACCATTTCTAAATCACTATTGCTATCTGTTTATTACCAAAACAAGTAAAGAGAGAATGCGGATGCAGAGTAACTTTTCATCTCTATGTAAAGGTAAACTGATTCCAAAAGAGATTAAGGACAAAGAAATCATCGGTCGTTTTCTTGAAGCGGTCGATCAATTCGAAAGGATTATGAATGACAGTGGCTACATAGATTTGGAAAGGATGACTGAAGATGAAATATCAGGAACTTCTGAAAGGTCAGGATTACTGGAACAATATCTTACTTTATCCCGTGAACCTCATCCATCATTACAGGATATTAAGTTAGGTTCTGAGGAAATGAGAATCGGCAACAACCGAATCAGTATGCATACGTTGTCGGATACTGAAGATTTGCCAGGTACTGTTTCATCGCACAGCCGTTATGAAAAGCTAAGTACTGACCGAAGTGACTGTCTTCTGTCATTTGCTTCTCCGGTAGGGCTTCTGCTAAGCTGTAATCATATTTACAATCAGTATCTGTTTATTGACAACAGTGATGAGAACCTTCGCCAGTTTGAAAAATCCGCAAGGAATATGCATTCACTGGCGAGATACAGCAGAGCCAATCAGATCAATAAAGAATGGATTGAGAAATATCTGAATGAAGCCCATTCTTATGGTCTGCAATCGATTCGTGCTCATTTCAATGTGATGTCCTGGTCTGATAATCCTGCTGAGCTCAAGCAGCTGAAAAATGATACAGGCAGTGCTTTAGCCTTAATGGAATGTAAACCCCGCCATAATACCACGGATACAGCCACTCTATATTGGGCAGGAATCCCAGGCAATGCAGGAGATTTTCCAAGCGAAGAAAGTTTTTACACATTCATCGAACCTGCTTTATGTTTTTTCACCGAAGAAACCAACTATCAGGATTCACCATCACCATTTGGGATTAAGATGGCAGACCGTCTCACGGGAAAACCGATTCATCTTGATATTTCAGACCTGCCGATGAAACAGGGAATTATTACGAACAGAAATAAATTTATTCTCGGACCTTCAGGAAGCGGAAAATCTTTTTTCACGAACCATATGGTACGACAGTATTATGAACAGGGCGCTCACGTACTATTAGTCGATACCGGAAATTCCTATCAGGGATTGTGTGAACTGATTAAGGGAAAAACGAAAGGTGAGGATGGGGTTTATTTTACCTATACCGAAGACAATCCCATTGCCTTCAATCCATTCTATACCGATGACGGCGTCTTTGACATTGAAAAAAGGGAGAGTATCAAAACCTTAATTCTGACACTTTGGAAAAGAGATGACGAACCACCAACCCGTTCCGAGGAAGTAGCATTGTCCAATGCCGTCAGCGGATACATTGAGAAGATTAAATCCAATGAAGAGCATCCTTCTTTTAATGGCTTTTATGATTATGTGAAAGATGATTATCAGAAAGTATTGGAGCAGAAGAAAGTCAGGGAAAAAGACTTTGATATTGCCAACTTCCTTAATGTGCTGGAACCTTACTACAGAGGAGGTGAATATGACTATCTGCTCAATTCAGAAAAGCAGCTGGACTTGTTATCCAAACGTTTCATCGTTTTTGAAATCGATGCGATTAAAGATCATAAGATTCTGTTTCCCATTGTGACCATTATCATTATGGAAGTCTTCATCAATAAAATGCGAAGACTCAAAGGAATCAGAAAGCTGATCCTCATCGAAGAAGCGTGGAAAGCGATCGCTAAGGAGGGTATGGCAGAATACATCAAATATCTTTTCAAGACAGTAAGAAAATTCTTTGGGGAAGCCATTGTGGTGACTCAGGAAGTCGATGATATCATACAGTCACCGATTGTAAAGGAAAGTATCATCAACAATTCAGACTGTAAGATTCTTCTTGATCAGCGTAAGTATATGAACAAGTTCGACGACATTCAGGCAATGCTGGGATTGACTGACAAGGAAAAATCTCAGGTGTTGTCGATTAATATGAACAACGATCCGAGAAGACTGTACAAAGAAGTATGGATTGGGCTGGGCGGAACGCACTCTGCAGTCTATGCAACCGAAGTTTCTACCGAAGAATATCTGGCTTATACCACTGAAGAAACAGAAAAGATGGAAGTGATGAATCTTGCATCAGAACTTGATGGCAATGTTGAACATGCCATCAAGCGGATTTCTCTCAAGAGAATCAAATCGAATACAAAAGACCATTAA
- a CDS encoding DUF4133 domain-containing protein → MNTYHINKGIGRTVEFKGLKAQYLFIFAGGLLGLLICVMIMYMAGVNTYFCLILGGASSGLLIWQTFSLNGKYGEHGLMKMGACKKHPKYIISRKSIYRYLKTNRIKAKG, encoded by the coding sequence ATGAATACCTATCATATCAATAAAGGAATAGGAAGGACGGTAGAGTTCAAGGGACTTAAAGCACAATACCTATTCATATTCGCAGGTGGGTTATTAGGATTACTCATTTGTGTGATGATTATGTATATGGCAGGAGTCAATACATACTTCTGTCTTATCCTTGGAGGAGCCAGCAGTGGACTTCTAATCTGGCAGACTTTCTCACTGAATGGAAAATACGGGGAACATGGCTTGATGAAAATGGGCGCTTGTAAGAAGCATCCTAAGTACATCATCAGCCGTAAGAGCATTTATCGATACTTGAAAACAAACCGTATAAAAGCAAAAGGATGA
- a CDS encoding DUF4134 domain-containing protein: MSAVAFMLAVNLSAQGNGTAGINEATQMVTSYFEPATQLIYAIGAVVGLIGGVKVYNKFSSGDPDTSKTAASWFGACIFLIVAATILRSFFL, from the coding sequence ATGTCAGCAGTCGCTTTTATGTTGGCAGTTAATCTTTCAGCTCAGGGTAATGGCACTGCCGGCATCAATGAGGCAACCCAGATGGTCACCTCTTATTTTGAACCTGCGACACAACTCATCTATGCAATCGGTGCTGTGGTCGGGTTAATAGGTGGGGTAAAGGTTTACAACAAATTCAGCAGCGGCGATCCTGATACCAGTAAGACTGCTGCCAGCTGGTTTGGTGCCTGTATCTTCCTGATTGTTGCAGCGACAATCCTTCGTTCATTCTTCCTTTAA
- a CDS encoding DUF3408 domain-containing protein, with protein sequence MENDKKNGEENSIDEDYLMSIMAGSTKKELANTKPIISDEKQLSKPKIKAKKTNDLKYVEQFLTHHTMNKRGDKSIYIRHEYHERLSRIIQIVADDQIPLYAYLDNILAHHFEMFEQEITEDFNNKYRPIF encoded by the coding sequence ATGGAAAATGATAAAAAGAACGGAGAAGAAAACAGCATTGATGAAGACTACCTGATGTCCATTATGGCTGGTTCTACCAAGAAAGAATTAGCAAATACAAAACCCATAATATCAGACGAAAAGCAGTTGTCTAAACCGAAAATCAAAGCGAAAAAAACTAATGATCTTAAATATGTGGAGCAGTTTCTGACTCATCATACGATGAATAAACGTGGCGATAAAAGTATATACATCCGTCACGAATACCACGAGCGACTGTCCCGGATTATTCAGATTGTAGCGGATGATCAGATTCCTCTATATGCTTATCTGGATAATATCCTTGCTCATCATTTTGAAATGTTTGAGCAGGAAATCACTGAAGATTTTAACAATAAATACCGTCCCATCTTTTAA